Genomic window (Streptomyces sp. RerS4):
CGGGTCGGTGACGCGGAGCGGATCGTGCTGGTCACCCACAGCCAGGGCGGCCTGATCGTGCAGCGCTTCCTGGCCCGCAAGCTGTGGAACGGCGAGGGCGCCGAACTCGCCCGGATCAAGCACTTCACGATGTTCGCCTGCCCCAACACCGGCTCCGGCTTCTTCCTCACCGTCCGCAAGGCCGTCACCACCCTGTGGCGCAACCCGCAGGAGCAACAACTGCGGCCCTTCGACCGGGCCGTGACGGAAGCTCAGCGCACGGTACTGAGCGCCGTGGTGCACGGGCGCGCGTTCACCGACCAGGAATGCCCCATCCCCGTACGGGCCTACGGGGGCTCCGCCGACGACATCGTGCCGCCGGTCGTGGCACGCGGGGTGTTCCCCAAGGGCGGAGTGGTCACCGCCGACCACTTCTCCATCGTGCAGCCCAAGGACCGAACCGCCCCCTCCTACATGGCCGTTCGCGGAGCCCTGCTGGAGGTGGCCGACGGCACGCTCCCGCCGGAGGATCGCGAAACGCGCGCCCTGGAGCCCCTCGAACCGTCGGCCCCGCGCACCCCCGCCCGGCTCTCCGGCCGCCCCTCCCTGCCGCCGCCCGGCGCCGGCGACCCCGACCTGGCACCCTTCCCGCCCCCGCCGTACGGGCGGATGGAGGAGGGCCAGTTCAAGGGACAGGACCGGCAGGACCTGGTCGCCTCCCTGCTGTCCGGGGAGGCCGGGCGGGCCGGACAGCAGGTGCACGTCCTCGCCGGCCTGGGCGGGTCGGGGAAAAGCCGGCTGGCCCTGGAGGTCGCCGACCGCGCCCAGCGCGCCGGACACCGCGTCTGGTGGGTGTCGATGCCCGAACTGAGCCTGCGCATGCGGATGATGGCCCGCGACCTCGGCGCCCCCTCGATCACGGTCGACCGGGCCTGGCTGCTGGGCACCGCGATGGACCTGCTCTGGGAACTGCTCAACGCCTGCCCGGACCCCTGGCTGCTGATCTTCGACAACGCCGACGACCCCGGGCGCCTCGGCCCCCGCGACGGCCAGGTCTCCGACGGCACCGGCTGGCTGCGCAAGCCGCGCAACCCCGGCGGCACGGTCCTGGTCACCAGCCGGGTCCGCCGTCCGCAGGCCTGGGGCGACTGGATCGACGTCCACCAGGTCCTGCCCCTGCACGAGGACGACGGCGCCGCCATGCTGCTGGAGCGGACCGGAGGCATCGGCGGCACCAACGAGGAAGCCCGCAGGCTGTCACGGCAGTTGGGCGGCCTGCCGCTCGCCCTGCGGCACGCCGCCGACGTCATCAAGGCGGTCGGCGAGCGCCAGATCTCCCTGGAGGGCGGCATCGCCATCCGGGACTTCGAGACCTTCCGCCGCACCTTCGCCGCCCGCGTCGACACCGCCGCGGCCCCCGACGCCGCCGATCCGGCCGACGATCGGACGGAAACCGGCGGCCGGACCGAAGGCGGCGGCCGGGTCGAAGGCGGCGGCCAGGCCCGACCGGACCTCAGCGAACTGCTGGGCCGCGAGATAGTGGAGCAGGTCTGCGGTATCGCCCTGGACCTGCTCGCCAAGCGCGAGCTGGCCCAGGCGGCGCCCCTGCTGAAGGTCCTGGCCTGCCTGAGCATCTCCCCCATCCCCTACCGCCGGCTCCTCGCCGGCCCCGCCCTCGCCCGGTCCCCGCTGTTCCCCGGCGCCACCCCCGCCCGCACCACCGCGGTG
Coding sequences:
- a CDS encoding alpha/beta fold hydrolase; its protein translation is MAVRTRVHLVLVHGLFSSAKVWKAFESLITTDPELADWVSVHPFEYDSPFARLRPDRRVAETDDIADQLGTFLETRVGDAERIVLVTHSQGGLIVQRFLARKLWNGEGAELARIKHFTMFACPNTGSGFFLTVRKAVTTLWRNPQEQQLRPFDRAVTEAQRTVLSAVVHGRAFTDQECPIPVRAYGGSADDIVPPVVARGVFPKGGVVTADHFSIVQPKDRTAPSYMAVRGALLEVADGTLPPEDRETRALEPLEPSAPRTPARLSGRPSLPPPGAGDPDLAPFPPPPYGRMEEGQFKGQDRQDLVASLLSGEAGRAGQQVHVLAGLGGSGKSRLALEVADRAQRAGHRVWWVSMPELSLRMRMMARDLGAPSITVDRAWLLGTAMDLLWELLNACPDPWLLIFDNADDPGRLGPRDGQVSDGTGWLRKPRNPGGTVLVTSRVRRPQAWGDWIDVHQVLPLHEDDGAAMLLERTGGIGGTNEEARRLSRQLGGLPLALRHAADVIKAVGERQISLEGGIAIRDFETFRRTFAARVDTAAAPDAADPADDRTETGGRTEGGGRVEGGGQARPDLSELLGREIVEQVCGIALDLLAKRELAQAAPLLKVLACLSISPIPYRRLLAGPALARSPLFPGATPARTTAVLAGLEEFGLVDAYEREGFAERDLAQVLTLHPVVHGVLREDRRVRERPADYYGLAVRLVLNALHLHNPDHPANWPLWAALAPHALEVSRACLLGDFRPADRTVRTEALELARLTARYLIATGLLGPAYDLVLPLVQRCSSFGFDADDREILGLRHEQGRIHLDREQLARAEEVLQRVVRARTALFGEIDADTLASRHKLARAINEQAGREAEAEAMLRSIVEAENKVRGPEHYDTLVVRHTLARTMLALGRHDEAMEEARQILDISRGNHWPPSTPEILRVRETLTHALLRQNRAEEAERVIRDALRDASQPPDSNLVMRFRYTFVLVLLGIRGRTPEAVNELRALVRDLDRVVASEHPLSVQARALLAKTLREMP